The Corallococcus caeni genome includes a region encoding these proteins:
- a CDS encoding DUF350 domain-containing protein encodes MDLTLFVVGLVKVVLGGLVAALGIGLSMRGLSRLLDSHPVEELRQGNVASGLVHATSLVSLGLLVQHALKATSDAVDLAVQNPPVSAVSVLQLLGLALVHVGLSLAVGVAVLALGVRLFDKMTPGIEELEEVRKGNIAAALMLCAFLLVIALLTAPGLQAALNGLIPFPQLPTGMLRAPA; translated from the coding sequence ATGGACCTCACCCTCTTCGTCGTCGGACTCGTGAAGGTCGTCCTCGGCGGCCTCGTGGCCGCGCTCGGCATCGGCCTGAGCATGCGCGGCCTGAGCCGCCTGTTGGACAGCCACCCCGTGGAGGAGCTGCGCCAGGGCAACGTCGCCTCCGGCCTGGTGCACGCGACCAGCCTCGTGTCGCTGGGCCTGCTCGTGCAGCACGCGCTGAAGGCCACCAGCGACGCGGTGGACCTGGCGGTGCAGAACCCGCCTGTGTCCGCCGTCTCCGTGCTCCAGTTGCTGGGGCTGGCGCTGGTGCACGTGGGGCTGTCGCTCGCGGTGGGCGTGGCGGTGCTCGCCCTGGGCGTGCGGCTGTTCGACAAGATGACGCCCGGCATCGAGGAGCTGGAGGAGGTGCGCAAGGGCAACATCGCCGCCGCGCTGATGCTGTGCGCCTTCCTGCTGGTCATCGCGCTGCTCACCGCGCCCGGCCTCCAGGCCGCGCTCAACGGCCTCATCCCCTTCCCGCAGCTGCCCACCGGCATGCTGCGCGCGCCCGCCTGA